One Streptomyces coeruleorubidus DNA segment encodes these proteins:
- a CDS encoding organic hydroperoxide resistance protein has protein sequence MDALYTAVATATHGREGRAVSSDGVLDLALGMPQALGGNGQGTNPEQLFAAGYAACFGSALGLVGRQAKVDVSDAAVTAEVSIGKQGEGFGLAVTLRVELPDSVDEATGRKLVEQAHQVCPYSNATRGNIEVDLVVE, from the coding sequence ATGGACGCGCTCTACACCGCTGTCGCCACCGCCACCCACGGCCGCGAGGGCCGCGCCGTCAGCTCCGACGGCGTGCTGGACCTCGCGCTGGGCATGCCGCAGGCGCTGGGCGGCAACGGCCAGGGCACCAACCCCGAGCAGCTCTTCGCCGCCGGTTACGCCGCCTGCTTCGGCAGCGCCCTCGGCCTCGTCGGCCGCCAGGCCAAGGTCGACGTCAGCGACGCCGCCGTGACCGCCGAGGTCTCCATAGGCAAGCAGGGCGAGGGCTTCGGGCTCGCCGTCACCCTCCGCGTGGAGCTCCCCGACAGCGTGGACGAGGCGACCGGCCGCAAGCTGGTCGAGCAGGCCCACCAGGTCTGCCCGTACTCCAACGCCACCCGCGGCAACATCGAGGTCGACCTCGTCGTCGAGTAA
- a CDS encoding MarR family winged helix-turn-helix transcriptional regulator translates to MAGTSYPGGMNTPDDDWLRLDQQICFSLHAASRAFNGVYRGILKDLGLTYPQYLVMLVLWEHDELPVKKLGEHLRLDSGTLSPLLKRLEAAGLVRRERSARDERSVEVRLTEEGIALRRRALQVPRRIAASTGFGPDEIRTLRARLDELTTALDAAALAEPAGGSPADGRS, encoded by the coding sequence ATGGCGGGCACGAGCTACCCTGGAGGCATGAACACGCCGGACGACGACTGGCTCCGCCTGGACCAGCAGATCTGCTTCTCCCTGCACGCGGCCTCCCGCGCCTTCAACGGCGTCTACCGCGGGATCCTCAAGGACCTCGGGCTCACGTACCCGCAGTACCTGGTGATGCTGGTGCTGTGGGAGCACGACGAACTGCCCGTGAAGAAGCTCGGGGAGCATCTGCGCCTGGACTCCGGCACGCTGTCGCCGCTGCTCAAGCGGCTGGAGGCGGCAGGGCTCGTACGCCGGGAGCGCAGCGCGCGCGACGAGCGGTCGGTGGAGGTGCGGCTGACCGAGGAGGGCATCGCGCTGCGGCGGCGGGCGCTTCAGGTGCCGCGCCGGATCGCCGCCTCGACGGGCTTCGGCCCCGACGAGATCCGCACCCTGCGCGCCCGCCTCGACGAGCTCACCACCGCCCTGGACGCGGCGGCGCTCGCGGAGCCGGCGGGCGGTTCGCCGGCGGACGGGCGGTCGTAG